In Scomber japonicus isolate fScoJap1 chromosome 20, fScoJap1.pri, whole genome shotgun sequence, the genomic window GGtcagaacaggaggaatgattgcagcAAGAAAAATCTATGTTTAAGTGTTCATAAGGGCAACTGAACACACTCTAAAAACTGTCAATATGTCCTTTAAAATCAGTCCTAAATAGCCAATACAGGCAGCACAAAGTGACCTCTGATCTCTGACACCTGACCCTAAGTAACCTCACCAGTTAAAGAGCAGAAGAGACGAATCGGCCATCGGATCAGAACAGGGAGggctggagaaaaaaacacagtgctATCAGTTTTACAGCGTTGGAACCTGAGTGGCTGATAAGTTGATtggcttttttctgttttaacttAAGTAAATCTGCTGGTTAGAAGACATTCAAAGTGAGATTGTGCAAACTTTCCTGACATGACAGAGTTCAGTAAATCAATACCTGAGTGGAAAATGCATATTCCAATAATATGTTAAAATGCTAAATTTAAACTTGCCCCTTTGAAATTTTAACTCTGAGGTGCTGCAGTCAGGACACAGACTACTGACTAAAATACCCTTTGCTTTCTTCAAGTGTGTATTCATAAATAATTCATACATAAAACTGTGTTTGGTTGAAGGGTTTCTCCTGCACTGAGGTAAGGAAAAGAACAGGggactttaaatttaaattagatatatatatttcaacaGGAAATCAATAATTATAAgtctgtttatgtttttaattcagTTAAAAAATGGAGCATTTGAACTTAAAGCCATAGATTCTAGCAAATATATCcagtttcagtttctgttcTTTCTAGTTTCTTGTCTCACTATCTCTGTAAAGGATACATCAATCGATCAGAGAATCAATGAGGCTTAAATGAGAGAGAATCTTTTTgtctttataaataaatcagtaaatGTTCATGTTGTTGAGTGACTGACTCTGTGAGAATCTGTAGAGGAGATATCCCACCACGGTGAAAGCTCCCATCTGGGTGCTGTTGGTGTTCAGCCACCAGACtgaagagagatggaaggaagtaaagcaTGACATTAGTATTACAGTGTTGATCACAACTTAACATAAGGCTCACCTTTCACCTAAATGTAGCATGCAGAATGAAATTCCAGGAAAGCCGCTGTTGTTGAATGCAAggctttgtgtatgtgtgcaggtttgctttcatttttaaattcaatCAAACTATTTTCTAAAACTGAATCAAATTGAGGAATATGACAGATTTTTGACATGAGTATTTTAAAAACTAGACCAGAAATGAAAGAGATTCTGCTGCTAAGTTGACATTATACTGTAGCTCATGTTTTATACTTCACAAATCTAATAGTGTCTTGGTTTTTGCGTTCATATAGGCTAAAAAAACTAAGTGCTATATGATAATAATGTTTTTGAAGGCATGTTTGATGAATTATTAAAATTCTCTCACCTGCATCATCAGGGTCACATTTACACTCCATTTCTCTGCAGCTGACAGCCCCCCGGTCTGCGTCAAGGTAAGGAGAAAATGTGACCGCACTCCTGCTCAGACCTTTCAATACAAAAGCCGTGAAAGTTAAAAGTCCACGTGGGTTGACTCGCCTTGCTGTTTTGCAATGTTAACGTGGTTGCACAAATTTAAACTTGGAACACACTCAGCAAGAAACACAACTGCTTTCCAAGATTTTCACAACAGATAAACCAGACTTGAAAAAGAAGCCACTTCCAGTCAGGAGTTGTTTTCAATATGAAGCCAAGttttaagaaacacacacattaggtAGCTCCAAATAGTATAATATAGTTAGGTAATCTCTTTTAACCCCCTACCAATGGAAAAATGTTGTTAAAGCTCCATTACCTGCTGTGTAGTCAGATTTATTCCCCCAGGAATGCCATCTACTTTAAGTTGGTCAAAACATGACGTAGCTGACATGTGgtcatattgtgtgtgtgtgtgtgattcctTCTTCCTGCATTTGCCTGCGCAGGCCTGCCCTCAGCAGGAACATTGCTCTATTTTATTGTGCTGGGTGGCAATAACAATGCAGCGAGAAGATCCTGGTATGCTGATAATCCTGCAGTCTTAATTTAGAAGGACACACCTAGAAGAACTGGAAATGCTGCTTAACATGTACAGTGTAGTGACTTATGTAGTAAGTATGGTGAAAACAGATGTAGGGGCAAGTGAAGGaatataaaaagatttttttattaatgcaaaAAGATTATCAAAAAAGGTTACAGTTATTTTATGACCATGTTTACAGTGTACTGTATTACAATACAATCAGACTTCTTTTATAACTCTCATAACCAACATGAACCAGCCATTCAAAACATGATCAATGGAAGAGATTACACAAAGACTTGCAAAAAGGGAGTAAAGCAGTAGGTTTAATTTAATCAAGAAGAACAGTAAACTTTATCTTCTACACACTAAACACAGTGGCTGCTCATCCCAAAATCTACACATAGTGAGTTTAAAACAGGATCCCCCCTGAGCAATCACTGGCTCCCTGCtttttaaaacagcttttaaatctACCAGGAGTGTGTTCATGCTAAAGCAGCAGGACACATTTTTACACCACAAGTGTGAACACAGAAGCGCTGATGTGAAACCAGTCTGATGAAGGCACAGCGGGTCAGATATCTGAAGCCTCACGGTGCCAGTTGAGCAATCAGAGCATCTATCAGCTCCTGCTTCTTAGTGCCGGTGGTCCGAACCCCAAACTGCTTACAGGCGTCCTTCAGCACAGGCACGGTCAGCTTTCCCAGTGTGCCGTTCTGCACGTGGGCCCTCAGCTCGTCTTCTGGCAGCTCCACTTTGGCCTTCTTCTCCGCCTTGCCTCCAGCATCATCTGTAATTTCATACACAAATTACCATATTATACCAAATTTAAATTTACTGCACCAACAAGCAAACACAGTCTTGCTTAGTTTCAGTGATGACTGCAGCGCTGACCTGTTTTGCGTTTGGCAGCTGGTTTGCTCTCTGGGTTGTAGCCGGGAGGGTAGACCAGATCTTTAAACTCGTCAGTCAGGGGACCCAGGCGGTTGTTAATCTGGTCCACCTTTGGCACTGACAGAGACAGACGGGTACAGAAAGTATAAGATAGAGAACAGGCAACGGTTATCAGGATATCTGGCTGCATGTTTGTCTACTACTTACTGATGAGATCTTCTATGTCTTCTGGAGCCATCATATCCAGAGCCAAGGCCTCCAAGTTCCTGTAATGCTGCTGGATCACCGGATTCTCAAAAGCATCACTCCTGCAATTCAATACAAGGAAGGAACCAGCTGAATTATCTTATCATAAGTGGAGTTCcatgtattattaataaatgtgtaaataagctGTCCACAAGAAAGTGTCTACATTTTTGTCCCTGCAAAATAATCTCCATTAAAAGTGGCAAAACAAACTCTTTAaggtttttacatttataaactaAAATCTACATAAAGCATTGACATTCTTCTAAAATACCATTATAACCTATCTGTATAGGTTGTGGTGTCTTCATACTGTGTACATATGTGATGTGCAGTTACCTGTATTTGAATCGGAGCTTGGTGACAATCTCCTTCATCTTGTCCACCTGCATTTGTGACGCAGTTGGGAACTGGGGGGGGTCCAGATTCCTGAAGTCGTCAGCATACGGCAGGTAGATGACATTGAAACCTGATATGGGTAAGAGTACACTGCAATGATctaaagtgttgagtgttgttTTCCTGTATTGCTTACGCCTGTAAAGTGAGAAGCTAGTACAGTCAAATACAGCTGCAGTCATTGCAGAGAGGAACTCAACTTTAAAGTCGGCTTCACCTGTGAGGTCTGGGACTTAATTAAACGCATCACATCTCCTGCCGAGCTCAGCAGTGTATTACCTGGCGGCGTAATCTGCACTTTCCCCTCGTCGACGTGCTCTCTCTGAGGCACCAGGGCGACGAATCGAGGAGGGTAGTTTCTGCGGGAGGTGCAGCGGCACAGAGCGAACACGTTCTTCTCGCTGCACTTGGTCAGCAGGGCAGAGAACAGACACGCGCTGCCTGAGGTGGAAAACACAGAACATACTGTAGCTCAGAGAAGTGAGAGGCTGAAATCCCCACTGGGCTGATGATGTAAAACCGTTTTGATGACactgtcaaataaattaaaattctcAACACTGAGAGGCTGGAAGTGAAGAATGTTTGGTagttttgcttaaaaaatgactttaatgaCTGATTAAGTTATTTGACTATAAACAGACTAATTGATTAactgactaatcatttcagctgtaATTATCTCATATCACTCATGTGCTCTGCTAATAATATAGTGGCTGTTTCTTCCCACAGCTGCAAATCCCACAGttaattaatttcatatttttaacacatttaatcaagttttcaaaatgtttattCATGTAACACGATAAGTCACACGTATAACATTTCCTGCCATAATAATAAAGAGGTGAAATGTTCTTGTGTCCCATAATAGTCTAAATTTCTAATCAGAGACGCAGTGTTACCTTTCACCTCGTCCTCCTCAGGGTAGAGGAAGACAGCGGGCCGGATGTGATGGTGCAGTTTGAGCTTCTCCATGGGTTTGAATCCAATCAGGAAAAATCCAGGATCTTCAAACTTCTTGATGGCATCCACCTCGTCTCGCTCCAACACGATCTGTTTCTTACCATACGTCTACAGCAAGCACAACAAACACAGTGCGGTGAATGAGTGTAATCTTTCACAAATCGCACTTAAATGATAAGTAAAAGGCTCTACATTCTGGCTACTCTTACCTGGGCTTTCTTAATGTCGCTGGGCAGTAGCAGGCTGCCAGTCTGGGTATGGAAGGTGCGGGTTTTGCTGCGGACTGGCTCGTTGGTTTCCCTGTACAGTCTGATTGGAGCTGGTTTCCGAGCAGTAACAGCACTTGCATACATTCCCACGGCTATGTTCATGCCCTCACCAAGACACAGATTAAGCCTAAAAGATGGCAGAGAGGGCAAGGTGAGAGATAAGTGGTTAAAAAGACTGAACTATGAACCACAGTCAGAGGAAGATTGATGGTGTATGTAATTATCATGTATTGCTACCTGGCCATTgctctcttcttctgctctctgGCCCGAACCCTCTTCTGGAGGTCATCCAGTTTGTCACAAGGCTCCAGCTGCAGCCCCAACTCACCCTCATCCTCCGGCGGATTCACGATGTCGCAAAAGAAGAGCGAGACGTCGAAGCCCCCTGGTTTCATCAGGTGCATTAAATCTATGACGACACctgagagaggaggaatgaGTTAAGTGAGGTCGCATACATGTTAAACATATTTTGTGGCAATGCAAAGTTTTTACAGTGAAGTTGTACCTGTATTATCAGCCTATGTCTTAAAATTGGACTGTGATTAATATTATAAAGTgaaatttactgtttttaactcATAGGATTTATGTGTACCGTAGGTGTCAGGCAAATAGCAAAGTCTCCAAAGGAAGCTCTAATACAGAGCATGACTACAGGTTTTCATAAATAAAAGGTTGAGTGGCCTTTGCTTCAGACCCACCCGTCTCTTTGAGGTCGCTGGCCTTGGTGCGAGCCTGCCGGTCCTTCGTGCCGTCGCCTCCGTGTGGGTCGTCCCTGCAGGTGAAGATCATGAGC contains:
- the xrcc6 gene encoding X-ray repair cross-complementing protein 6; its protein translation is MAEWNAYYRNENEEEEQEEGEESGGDYKSTGRDSLVFLVDASKEMFVKGEDGQPSNFDMTMQVVRSVYSSKIISSYRDLVALVFYGTEQSKNPRNSFKHVYVYHNLDEPGAKRVQDVDALRGEKGATLSAETMGCGETSLGDALWCCANLYSDIKLRLSHKRLMIFTCRDDPHGGDGTKDRQARTKASDLKETGVVIDLMHLMKPGGFDVSLFFCDIVNPPEDEGELGLQLEPCDKLDDLQKRVRAREQKKRAMARLNLCLGEGMNIAVGMYASAVTARKPAPIRLYRETNEPVRSKTRTFHTQTGSLLLPSDIKKAQTYGKKQIVLERDEVDAIKKFEDPGFFLIGFKPMEKLKLHHHIRPAVFLYPEEDEVKGSACLFSALLTKCSEKNVFALCRCTSRRNYPPRFVALVPQREHVDEGKVQITPPGFNVIYLPYADDFRNLDPPQFPTASQMQVDKMKEIVTKLRFKYRSDAFENPVIQQHYRNLEALALDMMAPEDIEDLIMPKVDQINNRLGPLTDEFKDLVYPPGYNPESKPAAKRKTDDAGGKAEKKAKVELPEDELRAHVQNGTLGKLTVPVLKDACKQFGVRTTGTKKQELIDALIAQLAP